The Drechmeria coniospora strain ARSEF 6962 chromosome 02, whole genome shotgun sequence genome has a segment encoding these proteins:
- a CDS encoding oxidoreductase, short-chain dehydrogenase/reductase family, producing the protein MTDAQLSDFPSLFSLKGKVAVVTGGSRGLGLHAASAFLQAGAATVFISSRKASACDAACRALNALPNLAPGARAVAVPADSSTQQGVWELVAGVKKHTDTVDILLANAGATWGAEFDKHPDQAFAKVMDLNVKAVFNTIREFTPLLERPSGQGGEPSRVIITASVAGLGIGTLGPQGTYGYSASKAAVIHLGRNLAVELGPRGITVNSICPGFFPSKMSNGLLEMAGGAEKMAEGNPMGRLGRPEDIAGVVVYLASRAGSHVNGEAIAVDGGAVWSRGELMRGAGAEAKL; encoded by the exons ATGACCGACGCTCAGCTCTCCGACTTCCCCTCGCTCTTCTCGCTCAAGGGCaaggtggccgtcgtcaccggcggCTCCCGTGGCCTCGGTCTGCacgcggcctcggc cttcCTCCAGGCGGGCGCCGCGACCGTCTTCATCTCGTCCCGCAAGGCATCGGCCTGCGACGCCGCCTGCCGGGCCCTCAACGCGCTGCCGAACCTGGCCCCCGGGGCGCGCGCCGTCGCGGTGCCGGCTGACTCGTCGACCCAGCAGGGCGTCTGGGAGCTCGTCGCGGGCGTCAAGAAGCACACCGACACCGTCGAcatcctcctcgccaacGCCGGAGCCACCTGGGGCGCCGAGTTTGACAAGCACCCGGACCAGGCCTTTGCCAAGGTCATGGACCTCAACGTCAAGGCCGTCTTCAACACCATCCGCGAGTTCACGCCGCTTCTCGAGAGGCCCTCCGGCCAGGGGGGCGAGCCGAGTAGGGTCATCATTACGgccagcgtcgccggcctcggcatcggcacgcTCGGTCCGCAGGGTACCTACGGCTACTCGGCCAGCAAGGCGGCCGTcatccacctcggccgcaaccttgccgtcgagctcggacCCCGCGGCATCACTGTCAACTCCATCTGCCCCGGCTTTTTCCCCAGCAAAATGTCCAACGGCCTTCTCGAgatggccggcggcgccgagaagATGGCCGAGGGAAATCCCATGGGCCGCCTGGGCCGGCCCGAGGACattgccggcgtcgtcgtctacCTCGCAAGCCGTGCCGGGTCGCACGTCAacggcgaggccatcgccgtcgacggcggtgccgtctGGTCCCGCGGCGAGCTGAtgcgcggcgccggcgccgaggccaagctgTAG
- a CDS encoding Armadillo-like helical → MAWQPAPESLRQLASCLKDSLSGFDKSAQKQAELMLQQAKSSPDINNYLAYLFSSAHPPEGLPCSQQDYHLVRSSAGIMLKNNVRNEWKSIPEASLQLVKLAVPLGLQDANAQIRSFAGNVATEVIKRGGILGWPELLPQLIDMIGNASGQSSNEAQEGAMAAMAKICEDNTRMMMREVNGQRPLNFLFPKFIAATKSPLAKVRVGALTAINIFTLHESQAMVASIDDLLQHLFVLSADENLDVRRQVCRAFVNLVETRPDKLEPHIGGLVDYIITQQKSDDEDLACEAAEFWLAIGEHHNLWQALQPYLGKIIPVLLECMVYSSDEIALLGDASDDEEEEDRQEDIKPAFAKKNLTRAANGEGSSAATPPAPAADGANKNDAAGGYGKLNEMDDDVEEGEIDDDFEDGDDMNPDERWTVRKCSAAALDVFARDFRGAVFEAIFPYLSQNLKHTEWPYREAAVLALGAVAEGCMTVVVPHLHELVPYLISLLEDDEAVVRQITCWTLGRYSSWAATLPDQAQKERYFVPMMDGVLQKMLDRNKKVQAAGASAFANIEEKAGRHLEPYCGPIIQQFVRCFERYKDRNMYILYDCVQTLAERVGPLLATPELANQLMPALIRRYNTIADESREVFPLLECLSYVALALGHAFTPYAAPIFIRCVSIIHNNLEQAMAAAAGNAAVDQPDKDFLITSLDLMSAIVQALGDEKATELVKSSPHPFFELLSFCMEDPTDEVRQSAYALLGDSAKYVFPQLQPHLPAMVPILLRQLDMDSILDEEMDNGFGVVNNACWSAGEIAMQHGKAMAPWVAELLQRFVEIMSNGRVPKGLSENAATALGRLGLHSAELLAPALPTFAEDFLVAMQEIDPSEEKATAFKGFSIIVSQNPHGMERVLLDYFVAIAQYKDLNLRSPIKQELHQVFQAVLDVYKQMMPQFGEFIGRMQPQDQQLIKANYAI, encoded by the exons ATGGCTTGGCAGCCTGCCCCCGAATCGCTGCGGCAGCTCGCTTCCTGCCTCAAGGACTCCCTCAGCGGCTTCGACAAGTCGGCCCAGAAGCAAGCCGAACTG ATGCTCCAGCAAGCCAAGAGCTCGCCCGACATCAACAACTATCTCGCCTACCTCTTCTCCAGCGCCCATCCGCCCGAGGGTCTGCCGTGCAGCCAGCAGGACTATCACCTCGtgcgctcctcggccggcatcatGCTGAAGAACAACGTTCGGAACGAGTGGAAGTCGATTCCTGAGGCGAGCCTGCAGCTCGTCAAGCTCGCCGTCCCCCTCGGCCTGCAGGATGCCAACGCCCAGATCCGCAGCTTCGCCGGCAACGTCGCCACCGAGGTCATCAAGCGAGGCGGCATCTTGGGATGGCCCGAGCTGCTCCCCCAGCTGATTGACATGATCGGCAACGCGAGCGGCCAGTCGTCCAACgaggcgcaggagggcgccatggcggccatggccaagatTTGCGAGGACAACACGAGGATGATGATGCGCGAGGTCAACGGGCAGCGGCCCCTCAACTTCCTCTTCCCCAAGttcatcgccgccaccaAGAGTCCGCTCGCCAAGGTGCGCGTCGGGGCGCTCACGGCCATCAACATCTTCACCCTGCACGAGTCCCAGGCCATGGTCGCCTCCATCGACGACCTCCTCCAGCACCTCTTCgtcctctcggccgacgagaaccTCGACGTCCGCCGGCAGGTCTGCCGCGCCTTTGTCAACCTCGTCGAGACGAGGCCCGACAAGCTCGAGCCCCAcatcggcggcctcgtcgactaCATCATCACGCAGCAGaagagcgacgacgaggacctcgcctgcgaggcggccgagttctggctcgccatcggcgagcaCCACAACCTCTGGCAGGCCCTGCAGCCCTACCTCGGCAAGATCATCCCCGTCCTGCTCGAGTGCATGGTCTACAGCAGCGACGAgatcgccctcctcggcgacgcctcggacgacgaggaggaggaggaccgGCAGGAGGACATCAAGCCCGCCTTTGCCAAGAAGAACCTGACTCGGGCGGCCAACGGCGaggggtcgtcggcggcgacgccgccggcgccggcggcggacggCGCCAACAAgaacgacgccgccggcggctaCGGCAAGCTCaacgagatggacgacgatgtcgaggagggcgagatcgacgacgatttcgaggacggcgacgacatgaACCCCGACGAGAGGTGGACGGTTCGCAAgtgctccgccgccgccctcgacgtcttcGCCCGCGACTTCCGAGGCGCCGTCTTCGAGGCCATCTTCCCCTACCTGTCCCAGAACCTCAAGCACACGGAATGGCCGTACCGGGAGGCGGCcgtgctcgccctcggcgccgtcgccgagggctgCATGACGGTCGTCGTCCCCCACCTCCACGAGCTCGTCCCCTACCTCATCTCcctcctcgaggacgacgaggccgtcgtgagGCAGATCACCTGCTGGACCCTCGGCCGCTACTCGTCGTGGGCCGCCACGCTTCCCGACCAGGCGCAGAAGGAGCGGTACTTTGTGCCCATGATGGACGGCGTCCTGCAGAAGATGCTCGACAGGAACAAGAAGGTgcaggcggccggcgcgTCGGCCTTTGCCAACATCGAGGAGAAGGCCGGCCGGCACCTGGAGCCCTACTGCGGACCCATCATCCAGCAGTTCGTCCGCTGCTTCGAAAGGTACAAGGACCGCAACATGTACATCCTCTACGACTGCGTCCAGacgctcgccgagcgcgtcGGCCCCCTGCTCGCCACGCCCGAGCTCGCCAACCAGCTGATGCCGGCGCTTATACGGCGGTACAAcaccatcgccgacgagtcgCGCGAGGTCTTCCCCCTGCTCGAGTGCCTGTCctacgtcgccctcgccctcggccacgccTTCACGCCGTACGCGGCCCCCATCTTCATCCGGTGCGTCAGCATCATCCACAACAACCTCGAGCAGGCCATGGCGGCTgccgccggcaacgccgccgtcgaccagcCCGACAAGGATTTCCTCATCACGAGCCTCGACCTCATGAGCGCCATCGTCCAGgctctcggcgacgagaaggcgaccgagctcgtcaagaGCTCGCCCCACCCCTTCTTCGAGCTGCTCAGCTTCTGCATGGAGGATCCGACCGACGAGGTTCGGCAGTCGGCCTAcgcgctcctcggcgactCGGCCAAGTACGTCTTCCCGCAGCTGCAGCCGCACCTGCCGGCCATGGTGCCCATCCTCCTGCGCCAGCTCGACATGGacagcatcctcgacgaggagatggacaacggcttcggcgtcgtcaaCAACGCCTGCTGGTCGGCCGGCGAGATCGCCATGCAGCACGGCAAGGCCATGGCGCCCTGGGTGGCCGAGCTGCTCCAGCGCTTCGTCGAGATCATGAGCAACGGCCGCGTGCCCAAGGGGCTCAGCGAGAACGCCGCCAcggctctcggccgcctcggcctgcacagcgccgagctgctcgcccCGGCCCTGCCCACCTTTGCCGAGGatttcctcgtcgccatgcagGAGATTGACCCGTCCGaggagaaggcgacggccttTAAGGGCTTCTCCATCATCGTCAGCCAGAACCCGCACGGCATGGAGCGGGTCCTGCTGGACTACTTTGTCGCCATCGCGCAGTACAAGGACCTGAACCTCCGCAGCCCCATCAAGCAAGAGCTGCACCAGGTCTTTCAAGCC gTGCTCGACGTTTACAAGCAAATGATGCCCCAGTTCGGCGAGTTCATCGGCCGGATGCAGCCGCAGGACCAGCAGCTCATCAAGGCCAACTACGCCATCTGA
- a CDS encoding endosomal SPRY domain protein, which produces MTAPSSAFTGIIIGLVSSFGSIILIALVVFVFWASGCAGSGRILLDRLGRPGEYDDEQAFLREEAEALETMDDMARTEYLRAKAFITANPPESLETDISLSQYLAIQEKGVSAWEFEPELEIANCFVEARTEIEFYDSECTVLSNLPVPKQNDVYYWEAKIYDKPEGTLLAIGMTTKPYPLFRLPGYHKYSVAYHSNGSRHYNQPFSQTPYGPELVQGDVIGVGYRPRTGAIFFTRNGKRLDEVVHGLKSQNFFPAVGANGPAVVHVNLGQSGFVFIEANVKKWGLAPVTGSLAPPPPYGSEQGSILLETGIKDGITTGQGHHHHAAAVGSPYRLHGSSYHGQHGRSRSGNFRILHPTSPGPIRSPTDISLAQLVPNEEENGEASGSGAAAGQSRGEQHGEGNPLHLHLEDATNPPPEYASPTLSSGRRFSVDHAEHAPLLGANHSRGGSASTVIPLPREHGQDGQGGLGHDDGHGHGHGHDHGHDHGHDHGHDHGHGHNHGHGHNHGHGHGHPPVPTYHDALRDGAGQQRRDSSRSSSMGSGSSDDDAD; this is translated from the exons ATGAcggccccgtcgtcggcctttaCGGGCATCATCATCGGGCTCGTGTCGTCGTTTGGCTCCATCATcctcatcgccctcgtcgtctttgTTTTCTGGGCGTCGGGATGTGCAGGCTCGGGCCGCATCCTGCTCGAccgcctcggtcggccgggcgagtacgacgacgagcaggcctttctgagggaggaggccgaggcgctcgagacgATGGACGACATGGCACGGACCGAGTACCTGCGAGCCAAAG CCTTCATCACGGCCAACCCGCCGGAATCGCTCGAGACGGACATTTCGCTGTCGCAGTACCTCGCCATCCAGGAAAAGGGCGTGTCGGCGTGGGAGTTTGAACCGGAGCTTGAAATCGCCAACTGCTTCGTCGAGGCGCGAACCGAGATTGAATTCTACGATTCCGAATGCACCGTCCTCAGCAACCTCCCCGTCCCGAAGCAGAACGACGTCTATTACTGGGAGGCCAAAATATACGACAAGCCAGAAGGCACActgctcgccatcggcatgacgacgaagccgtaCCCGCTCTTTCGCTTACCCG GCTACCACAAGTACTCGGTTGCGTATCACTCAAACGGCTCACGACACTACAATCAACCTTTCAGTCAGACACCCTACGGACCGGAGCTGGTCCAAGGCGAtgtcatcggcgtcggctacCGGCCTCGCACCGGCGCCATCTTCTTCACGCGCAACGGAAAGAGGCTGGACGAGGTAGTGCACGGCCTGAAGTCGCAAAACTTCttccccgccgtcggggccaacggaccggCCGTCGTGCACGTCAACCTCGGCCAGTCGGGATTCGTCTTCATCGAGGCCAACGTGAAGAAATGGGGCCTCGCGCCGGTGACGGGCAGCCTcgcgcccccgcccccgtaCGGCTCCGAGCAGGGTAGCATCTTGCTCGAGACGGGCATCAAGGACGGCATCACGACCGGCCAGGGACACCATCACcatgcggcggcggtcggATCGCCCTACCGACTCCACGGCAGCAGCTATCACGGCCAGCACGGACGGTCGCGCAGCGGCAACTTCCGAATCCTCCATCCGACGAGCCCGGGCCCCATCCGAAGCCCGACGGACATTTCGCTCGCCCAGCTGGTGCccaacgaggaggagaacggcgaggcgagcggcagcggtgcggcggcgggccaGTCCCGAGGCGAGCAGCACGGCGAGGGAAACCCGTTGCACCTGCACCTCGAGGATGCGACGAACCCGCCGCCCGAGTACGCGAGCCCGACTCTCTCGTCGGGCCGACGGTTCAGCGTCGACCATGCAGAGCACGCGCCGCTTCTGGGCGCGAATCACAGCCGCGGTGGATCAGCGTCGACGGTGATTCCGCTTCCGCGGGAGCACGGCCAAGACGGTCAAGGCGGACTCGGCCacgatgacggccatggccacggtCACGGTCACGACCACGGTCACGACCACGGACACGACCACGGACACGACCACGGTCACGGCCACAACCACGGTCACGGCCACAACCACGGTCACGGTCACGGTCACCCTCCTGTGCCGACGTACCACGACGCCCTCCGGGATGGCGCGGGGCAGCAGAGACGGGACAGCTCCCGATCGTCATCGAtgggcagcggcagcagcgacgacgacgccgactgA